A region of Diospyros lotus cultivar Yz01 chromosome 3, ASM1463336v1, whole genome shotgun sequence DNA encodes the following proteins:
- the LOC127796730 gene encoding protein disulfide isomerase-like 1-4 yields the protein MTNRLVVVLSISALILLSALSPVISSTDDFDEDLSFLEAEEAAAQEASPKHPYASDSQFLDEEVDDDDNDFASYDDFEVPSGIEDHEEYSQPEIDDKDVVVLTDRNFSGFVEDNRYVMVEFYAPWCGHCQALAPEYAAAATELKTEGVPLAKVDATEENALAEEYEVQGFPTVYFFIDGEHKPYNGQRTKEAIVTWIKKKIGPGVYNITTADDAERVLTSENKVVLAFLESLVGPESKELAAASKLEDGVSFYQTINADVAKLFHMDPNAIRPALVLLKREVEKLSHFDGQFVKSAIAEFVSANKLPLVITFSRESAPAIFESPIKKQLLLFAVSNDSEKVVPTFQEAAKFFKGKLLFVYVEMDDEDVGRPVAEFFGITGNSPKVIGYSGTDDSRKYVLDGVDNLDKIKTFGEDFLEDKLKPFYKSDPIPEPNDGDVKIVVGNNFDEIVLDESKDVLLEIYAPWCGHCQALEPIYNKLAKHLRGIESLIIAKMDGTTNEHHKAKSEGFPTLLFFPAGKKSSEPITVDADRTVVALYKFLKQHVSIPFKLQKSVPAPKPESTEAKESSSSDTKDEL from the exons ATGACGAATCGGCTCGTTGTCGTCCTCTCAATTTCAGCTCTGATCTTGTTATCAGCACTATCTCCAGTGATCTCCAGCACCGACGACTTCGACGAGGACCTCAGCTTCCTCGAAGCCGAAGAAGCCGCCGCACAAGAGGCGTCGCCGAAGCACCCTTACGCTTCAGATTCACAGTTTTTGGATGAAGAGGTCGACGATGACGACAACGACTTCGCGAGCTACGACGACTTCGAAGTCCCGTCGGGGATCGAGGACCACGAGGAGTACTCGCAGCCGGAGATCGACGACAAGGACGTCGTCGTTTTGACGGACCGCAACTTCAGTGGCTTCGTTGAGGACAATCGGTATGTGATGGTCGAGTTCTACGCGCCGTGGTGCGGCCACTGCCAGGCTTTGGCGCCGGAGTACGCCGCGGCCGCGACGGAGCTGAAGACCGAGGGAGTGCCGCTGGCGAAGGTGGATGCGACGGAGGAGAATGCCTTAGCGGAGGAATACGAGGTACAGGGCTTCCCTACTGTGTATTTCTTCATCGACGGTGAGCACAAGCCCTACAATGGTCAAAGGACGAA AGAAGCAATTGTAACttggataaaaaagaaaataggaccTGGTGTGTACAACATAACCACTGCAGATGATGCTGAGCGTGTATTGACTTCTGAAAATAAAGTTGTTTTGGCTTTTCTGGAATCTTTGGTG GGCCCTGAGAGCAAGGAGCTTGCTGCTGCTTCCAAGCTTGAGGATGGTGTCAGCTTCTACCAAACTATAAATGCTGATGTGGCAAAACTTTTCCACATGGACCCTAATGCTATACGCCCTGCTTTGGTCTTGCTAAAGAGGGAGGTTGAGAAATTGAGCCATTTTG ATGGTCAATTTGTAAAGTCTGCAATAGCTGAGTTTGTATCTGCCAACAAGCTTCCGCTGGTGATCACTTTTTCAAGAGAAAGTGCCCCTGCAATTTTTGAAAGTCCTATTAAAAAACAG CTATTGCTCTTTGCTGTTTCAAATGATTCTGAGAAGGTTGTTCCAACATTTCAAGAAGCTGCAAAATTTTTTAAGGGAAAG CTTCTCTTTGTATATGTGGAAATGGATGACGAAGATGTTGGCAGGCCGGTTGCAGAATTTTTTGGTATCACTGGGAATTCTCCAAAA GTTATTGGATATTCAGGAACTGATGATTCTAGGAAATACGTGCTTGATGGGGTGGacaatttagataaaattaag ACTTTTGGGGAAGATTTCCTGGAAGACAAGCTGAAACCTTTTTATAAATCAGATCCAATTCCAGAGCCT AATGATGGGGATGTGAAAATAGTGGTTGGAAATAACTTTGATGAAATTGTTTTAGACGAATCAAAAGATGTTCTCCTTGAG ATTTATGCACCATGGTGTGGACATTGCCAAGCTCTGGAACCCATCTACAATAAACTTGCCAAACATTTACGTGGCATTGAATCTCTCATTATAGCCAAAATGGATGGTACAACAAATGAACACCATAAAGCCAAG TCCGAGGGGTTCCCCACGCTACTATTTTTCCCAGCAGGGAAGAAGAGTTCAGAACCA ATTACGGTGGATGCAGATCGGACCGTGGTTGCACTTTACAAATTCCTGAAGCAGCATGTGTCTATCCCTTTCAAGCTCCAAAAATCAGTTCCCGCTCCAAAGCCCGAGAGCACCGAGGCCAAAGAGAGCAGCAGCAGTGACACCAAGGATGAATTGTGA
- the LOC127796732 gene encoding vegetative cell wall protein gp1-like, which yields MARPYGVLLIVLLAILSVELAVSADPPQTAPSPAPEIGGDSLSPPPEAGSPASPSPSQGFSSPPAPPPSDLAPGSSGTPLPASSPSKDSPSPAPSAPSDVNVEKGDVTAESKGNESSSGMKGGQKAGIVVGLIAGACLVGFGVVVYKKRQQNIRRAQFGEAARRVLL from the coding sequence ATGGCGAGACCCTACGGAGTGTTACTGATTGTTCTCTTGGCGATTCTCTCAGTGGAACTCGCTGTATCAGCAGATCCACCTCAGACAGCTCCGAGTCCGGCCCCTGAAATCGGCGGCGACTCGCTATCTCCGCCGCCTGAAGCCGGATCACCTGCTAGTCCTTCGCCTTCTCAGGGATTCAGTTCTCCTCCAGCGCCTCCACCATCGGATCTGGCTCCTGGCTCTTCTGGCACGCCATTGCCGGCCTCTTCTCCGTCGAAGGACTCGCCGTCTCCGGCGCCTTCCGCACCAAGCGACGTCAATGTGGAGAAGGGTGATGTGACCGCGGAGTCTAAAGGTAATGAATCCTCCAGTGGAATGAAAGGTGGACAGAAGGCTGGAATTGTCGTTGGCCTCATAGCCGGCGCGTGTCTAGTAGGCTTCGGAGTGGTGGTGTATAAGAAACGGCAGCAGAACATCCGGCGAGCACAGTTCGGGGAGGCCGCGAGGAGAGTACTTCTCTAG
- the LOC127796729 gene encoding disease resistance protein RUN1-like, with protein MSRWKYDVFLSFRGEDARSGIFDHLYAALHQKGIVTFKDDLNLKRGEPISPALLKAIEDSRSAIIIFSKGYASSTWCLEELVKILECKETRGLTVLPLFYKVDPSDVRKQRGTVAEAFAEHEQVFREKKEKLQSWRNALTEASNISGWDSLKHGPEAKLVQDIVNNIQCGLGDDDSSILEDFVGLGPRVAEVKSLLGIGLDDPRIIGICGMGGIGKTTIAKAVYDQIHSQFDASSYLANVREYSKKDGLESLQQLLLSDILLDSATKIRNLYHGISMIKNKVQHKSVLLVLDDVDRSNQLEALVGKLDWYGSGSRIIITTRNSHLLTIYQASHVYNVKALDYREAFELFCCKAFKKRQPTPGFEHLIASVLDYANGVPLALGVLGSFLIGRKANEWQSTVDRLRQQPNAEIQEVLKLSYDGLGNTEKEIFLDIACFFKGESEDYIVDILDACGFCPHIGISILVEKSLMTRRGDTIDMHDLIQDMGCHIVDEESPKEPGRRSRLCRNKEIYRTLANKTGTEAVEAIILDSRGTKEIYLSPDTFSKMSKLRLLRLRNVQLPNGLNYLSNELSLLDWHGYPSKCMPSNFQPNKLIQLKMSYSRLRQPWKGTMCLDKLKYIDLSYSLSITKISDFTQVANLKELILRGCMNLFEIDPSIGVLKRLTFLDLKDCKYLKVLPTGTWIESLESLVLSGCSKLKNISEVLVCAKCLINLKLDGTCVKDLPVEHLSNLEMISLRDCTKLTSLPSGICELKCLTRLILSGCSNLNKLPENLGKLESLEELLVDKTAIKEPPLSIIHLKNLELLSFSGCKGGVTSTLRNSLFSSFLIRKECQGSICLLLPPLSGLCSLTELDLNECNLSEAFLPNDLGSLSSLEFLCLNGNNFTSLPASIGGLLRLFSLELKDCKNLKTLPDLPSSIRLINASGCISLERFQNPTSMPENLVEFNLSNCLTLAKNQPSLPLELLRNQLKGSATSSKEDIYFSVVVPGRKLPKWVNHQNTKAPNYASCFLECYGMSSDDAVYGTCRRINVFQGQICFNSDHLFLQYIPLSFVSREQ; from the exons ATGTCTAGATGGAAATACGACGTCTTCTTGAGCTTCAGAGGCGAAGACGCGCGCAGCGGCATCTTCGACCATCTGTATGCGGCTCTGCATCAGAAGGGCATTGTCACCTTCAAGGATGATCTGAATCTAAAGAGAGGAGAACCAATTTCTCCAGCGCTCCTGAAGGCCATCGAAGACTCCAGGTCTGCGATCATCATTTTCTCCAAAGGCTATGCTTCTTCCACCTGGTGCTTGGAGGAACTCGTTAAGATCCTCGAATGTAAGGAAACAAGGGGGCTCACCGTTTTGCCACTGTTCTATAAAGTAGATCCCTCGGACGTACGGAAACAAAGAGGGACTGTTGCCGAAGCATTCGCTGAACACGAGCAAGTTTTCAGGGAAAAGAAGGAGAAGTTGCAGAGCTGGAGGAATGCTCTAACAGAAGCATCCAACATTTCTGGGTGGGATTCACTGAAACATGG GCCTGAAGCAAAGCTTGTTCAAGACATTGTAAATAATATTCAATGTGGACTGGGAGATGATGATTCAAGCATTCTTGAAGATTTTGTTGGATTGGGTCCTCGTGTGGCAGAAGTGAAATCGCTGTTGGGAATCGGATTGGATGATCCACGTATAATAGGGATATGTGGAATGGGTGGCATAGGAAAGACTACTATTGCCAAGGCTGTCTATGACCAAATTCATTCTCAGTTTGATGCTAGCAGCTACCTTGCAAATGTCAGAGAATATTCTAAGAAAGATGGACTGGAGTCATTGCAACAATTGCTTCTTTCTGATATCCTCTTAGATAGTGCTACTAAAATAAGAAACCTTTATCATGGGATAAGTATGATAAAGAACAAGGTACAACATAAGAGTGTTCTTTTAGTCCTCGATGATGTGGACCGTTCAAATCAACTGGAAGCACTTGTTGGAAAGCTGGATTGGTATGGTTCAGGAAGTAGAATTATAATAACAACCAGAAACTCTCATTTACTTACCATATATCAAGCAAGTCATGTTTATAACGTCAAGGCACTAGATTACAGGGAGGCTTTTGAGCTATTTTGTTGTAAAGCATTCAAGAAAAGACAACCAACACCGGGTTTTGAGCATCTCATAGCGAGTGTACTTGATTATGCTAATGGAGTTCCATTAGCTCTTGGTGTTTTGGGTTCTTTTCTCATTGGCAGAAAGGCAAATGAATGGCAGAGCACAGTCGATAGATTAAGACAACAGCCTAATGCAGAAATTCAGGAAGTGCTCAAATTAAGCTATGATGGACTGGGAAATACAGAGAAGGAAATTTTTCTTGACATTGCATGCTTCTTTAAAGGGGAGAGTGAAGACTACATAGTTGATATATTGGATGCTTGTGGTTTCTGCCCTCACATTGGAATAAGCATTCTTGTTGAGAAGTCACTTATGACTAGAAGGGGCGATACGATAGATATGCATGATCTAATACAAGACATGGGGTGCCATATTGTTGATGAAGAATCCCCAAAAGAGCCAGGTAGAAGAAGTAGGCTGTGCCGCAATAAAGAAATCTACCGTACACTCGCAAATAAAACA GGGACAGAAGCAGTGGAGGCCATTATTTTGGATTCTCGTGGAACTAAAGAGATATATTTGAGTCCTGATACATTTTCAAAGATGAGCAAATTGCGACTACTCAGGCTTAGGAATGTTCAACTTCCTAATGGTCTCAACTACCTCTCCAATGAGTTAAGCCTTCTTGATTGGCATGGATACCCTTCAAAATGCATGCCATCAAATTTTCAACCAAACAAGCTTATCCAACTAAAAATGTCCTATAGCCGCCTCCGGCAACCTTGGAAGGGAACAATG TGCCTAGACAAGTTGAAATACATTGACCTTAGTTATTCGCTAAGCATAACCAAGATCTCAGATTTCACTCAGGTAGCAAATCTTAAGGAACTGATTCTTAGAGGTTGTATGAACTTGTTTGAGATCGACCCATCCATTGGAGTCCTCAAAAGGCTTACTTTCTTAGATTTGAAGGACTGCAAGTATCTTAAGGTTCTTCCTACGGGCACCTGGATTGAATCCCTTGAAAGCCTTGTTCTTTCTGGTtgttcaaaactcaaaaatatttctGAAGTCCTAGTGTGTGCAAAATGCTTAATTAATCTAAAGTTGGATGGGACTTGTGTAAAGGATCTGCCAGTTGAACATCTCAGCAATCTTGAAATGATTAGTCTGCGGGATTGTACAAAACTTACAAGTCTTCCAAGTGGCATTTGTGAGTTGAAATGTCTCACAAGGTTGATACTTTCTGGCTGCTCAAACCTTAACAAGTTGCCTGAGAACCTGGGAAAATTGGAAAGCTTGGAGGAGCTTCTTGTTGATAAAACTGCTATTAAAGAACCACCATTATCGATTATACACTTGAAGAACCTTGAACTTTTGTCATTTAGTGGATGCAAGGGAGGAGTAACGTCTACACTAAGGAATTCACTGTTTTCATCATTTCTTATTCGAAAAGAATGTCAAGGTTCCATATGTTTGCTGCTACCTCCTCTATCAGGTTTATGCTCATTAACAGAACTAGATCTAAATGAGTGCAACCTTTCAGAAGCATTTCTCCCAAACGACCTAGGCTCCTTATCCTCATTGGAATTTTTATGCCTTAATGGTAACAATTTTACTAGTTTGCCAGCTAGCATCGGTGGTCTTCTCAGACTTTTCTCCCTTGAATTGAAGGATTGCAAGAATCTTAAGACATTGCCTGACCTCCCATCAAGTATCAGGTTGATTAATGCAAGTGGATGCATATCATTAGAAAGATTTCAAAATCCGACTAGTATGCCTGAAAATCTTGTGGAGTTCAATTTAAGTAATTGCCTTACACTAGCAAAGAATCAGCCCAGCCTTCCCCTTGAACTTCTTCGAAATCAACtcaag GGTTCTGCTACTTCAAGTAAGGAAGACATCTACTTCAGTGTTGTTGTTCCTGGAAGAAAGCTTCCAAAGTGGGTCAACCATCAAAATA CAAAGGCTCCAAATTATGCCAGTTGCTTTCTGGAATGTTATGGGATGTCCAGTGATGATGCAGTCTATGGCACATGCAGGCGCATTAACGTCTTTCAGGGGCAAATATGCTTCAATTCAGATCACTTGTTTTTGCAATACATACCACTATCATTTGTTTCTCGAGAACAATGA